The following proteins are encoded in a genomic region of Chroogloeocystis siderophila 5.2 s.c.1:
- a CDS encoding GNAT family N-acetyltransferase, with translation MQIINLDGADKDILQQLADLLVDSFKEHWATAWVNLDSALQEVQESLAPDRISRIAVDEDNTVLGWIGGISQYSGNVWELHPLVVHSEFRRQGIGSALVLDLENKVRERGGITLWLGTDDEDNMTSLSGVDLYPNVWKHIANIKNLRGHPYEFYQKLGFVIVGVMPDANGVGKPDIYMAKSLRN, from the coding sequence ATGCAAATTATTAACTTAGATGGTGCTGATAAAGATATATTACAGCAATTAGCAGACTTATTAGTTGATTCTTTTAAAGAACATTGGGCAACTGCGTGGGTAAATTTGGATAGTGCTTTACAAGAAGTACAAGAATCATTAGCACCTGATAGAATTAGCCGCATTGCAGTGGATGAAGACAATACGGTTTTAGGATGGATTGGTGGAATAAGTCAATACAGTGGCAATGTTTGGGAACTTCATCCTTTAGTTGTCCATAGTGAGTTTCGACGTCAAGGAATTGGCAGCGCGCTTGTTTTAGACTTAGAAAACAAAGTAAGAGAACGTGGTGGAATTACACTTTGGTTAGGTACAGATGACGAAGATAATATGACGTCACTATCAGGTGTTGATTTGTATCCTAATGTATGGAAACATATTGCTAATATCAAAAATTTACGCGGTCATCCTTACGAATTTTATCAAAAGCTAGGTTTTGTCATTGTGGGAGTCATGCCCGATGCCAATGGTGTAGGAAAACCTGATATTTATATGGCGAAAAGTTTGAGAAATTAA